The region tttttatttcaaagagTATTATTTTTAGATGTTTTAATAAACTATGGCTCACAAACactttttgtttataaatagataataaatatattaaaaatgggAAGGCAAAAGGAAGATAATTAAAAAGGCCAAAAAATGGGCCCCACAAAAGCCAAGTAAAGTAATACtattggtttgaaaaatggttgTTATAAAAAGCAGTTGCCTTAAACCCTCTCTGCAACCAAATCTTAACTAAACTACACTCAACTTCTCCCAAAATACCAATCCACCATCACTTTATTTAATTCACATTTACTTCAAATTTCAAACTCTGCCACCTTTGcttctttctttttgtttttgctcctcaaaagaatcaaatccaacaaaattaaaagtttccattcaaattaaaaaaacccaaatcttttttatttaaaaactcaGTCACACATACAAATACTACAAACCCATTGTTCAGATAATCATGTTAAACAGAGTCAAAATGACAAATAATATGTTCTTGATTTTGCTAATGTTCTTGTTTTCTTCATTGGTTTGTTCTGTAATGGCCACTGTTTCTTATGATCATAGAGCTATTATAATTAATGGGCAAAAAAGAATTCTTATTTCTGGCTCCATTCACTATCCAAGAAGTACCCCTGAGGTAATTTTTAACTCAATGTAGTTCTTGGattgtattttttcaatttttggtaaattttttgaTGTGGGTTGAgcttaaattttgattatttttgttgggtttttgatgaatttttagATGTGGCCTGATCTTATACAAAAGGCTAAAGATGGTGGCTTGGATGTTATACAAACTTATGTGTTTTGGAATGGCCATGAACCTTCTCCTGGAAATGTAATTTCAaattgcattttagtttcaaaattgttttttatttttttttaaagctgatatatttttcataattttttggAAAAACAGTATTATTTTGAAGATAGATATGATCTGGTCAAGTTTGTCAAGACAGTACAAGCAGCTGGACTTTATGTTCATCTCAGAATTGGACCCTATGTTTGCGCTGAGTGGAACTTTGGGtattgaaattgttttaaaaacttaaaattttgtttattatttttgcatttttggtTCACTTACTCTGTTTTTGCTCTGTTTTTAAAACAGGGGATTTCCTGTATGGCTAAAATATGTTCCTGGTATTGAATTTAGAACAGACAACGGTCCATTCAAGGTTTGTTCTTTGGAAATTTTAATTTCCAAAAAAGCTAATTTTGttcaaaattttcaatcttGATTAATTTTATGATCTTTCGATAATTACAATGAAGGCGGCAATGCAAAAGTTCACAGAAAAAATTGTCAGCATGATGAAGTCAGAAAAGTTGTTTGAACCTCAAGGAGGTCCAATAATTCTTTCTCAGGTAAGAAAAAATAACCAAGATTGTAATTTTTCTTTccttaaattctttttaattggTCCATTAATAGTCAAATAAATACAATTTTCCTTTAAATGGATAAGGAATATTTTCATAATCAATCTTTTTCATTAGTCTAGAaatgggttttaattatttgttgatCAGATACCATTTATTACATGGTTTTAAAGTAGTTGGTTAAGTATCTTAttctttgtttgtttgttttaaaaCAGATTGAAAATGAATTTGGACCAGTTGAGTGGGAGATTGGTGCACCAGGTAAAGCTTATACAAAATGGGCTGCTGACATGGCAATAAAACTTGGCACTGGGGTCCCATGGGTCATGTGCAAGCAAGAGGATGCTCCTGATCCTattgtgagttttttttttaattttcaacaaATTAATGGTATCATAATCGTTGATATGTTTCATTCAATTTGATGGTAGGGTTTTCAATAATTTCttgtctttttttcttttccctttttaaaatttgatttttgagtcttattttatgataaataatcGAAATGATTACGTGCAGATCGACACGTGTAACGGATTCTACTGTGAGAACTTTAAACCGAATAAGGATTACAAACCGAAAATGTTTACGGAAAATTGGACTGGCTGGTAAGTCGTACGGATGATGCGAGTGTAGAGTCTCACTATACAAGTCATTGTAATAtcttataatttgttttatctTCCTTCAGGTACACGGAATTTGGTGGTTCGGTTCCTAATAGGCCTGTCGAAGATTTGGCATTTTCGGTTGCACGGTTTATACAGAATGGAGGTTCATTCATGAACTATTATATGGTAAGTTAACAACTTAATAGTTATATAATAATCAGCAATGAGAAGCTTGCTAATTTAGACTATTTTTTCCTTCAGTATCATGGAGGAACTAATTTTGGCCGAACCTCTGCCGGTCTTTTTATTGCTACTAGCTACGATTATGATGCTCCACTTGATGAATATGGTATGTACTATAGAGTAGGTTGTGCTAAGCTTTTTATCTACCTACTGATAATTGCATATGCATATTAATGGCCCTACCTACTAAAAATGAGTACATACAACTTGGCTGATATTATCTTTTCTAAATACAAGTATTTAAATATGTAGTCAGCCGGCGATTTAATGTCGAGTTTCCGATTTTTTATATATCAGGATTGACTAGGGATCCAAAGTGGGGACATTTGAGAGATTTACATAAAGCCATCAAGCTATGTGAACCTGCTTTAGTCTCTGTAGACCCTACTGTAAAATCACTTGGTAGTAATCAAGAGGTAAAGCTTAATTTCCATAGAGTAAAATTTAATAAGCATATATATGAAATTTGGATGAGGGAATCAAACACGAGACTCTCAGATCGAATTACAATGTAATAAATCTATTTCTCGCAGGCTCATGTATTCCAGTCAAAGTCGTCATGTGCAGCATTTTTGGCAAACTATGATACAAAGTACTCAGTGAAAGTCACGTTTGGAAATCGACAATACGATTTACCACCTTGGTCTGTCAGCATTCTCCCTGATTGCAAGACTGCGGTTTTTAACACTGCAAGGGTAACACATTGCCTTTCTTTAGATTGGTCTAATCACTGATTCTTTCTACTATTCTAGATTTCTAGTTTGACACTCAGAGATCAATTTTTTTGTGCAGCTCGGGGCGCAAAGCACACAGATGAAGATGACACCTGTCGGTGGTGCCCTTTCGTGGCAATCATTTATTGAAGAAGCAGCAAGTGGTTATACTGATGATACGACTACGCTGGAAGGCTTGCAGGAGCAAATAAATGTCACGAGAGATGCTTCGGATTATTTATGGTATATGACAAAGTGAGTACATGATCATTATAGCCTTACCATCactatatatgtgtgtgtgatTTGCTTGCTTATGAAATTATTCTTTGCTCTTTCAGTGTGAATATAGATTCTGATGAAGGATTTTTGAAGAACGGAGAGAATCCTCTTCTCACCGTCTTTTCAGCTGGCCATTCATTGCACGTTTTCATCAATGGCCAACTAGCAGGTGAATATTGCTGATCCAATTGTGTTAAACACGTTCTTGACATTACATTGGTGCTAAAAATTCATTCTATCTTGTGGTAGGAAATGTTTATGGATCGTTGGAGAATCCGAAGATAACATTTAGCCAGAATGTGAAGTTGACCGCCGGTACTAACAAGATTTCTTTGTTAAGTGTTGCTGTTGGGCTTCCGGTTAGTTTTCTCTCACAAACTATGTTGCATGGAAACTTCTCAGGTCCTAAGTCcttgtaaaaaaatattgttttcttGTTTTCTGTTTCAATGTTTTTCTGTCATTTCAGTGTTTTCATTTCCGTACCACATAGCTGACAAACTATGTTATTTGTTCTCAAATTCTAATCTCATCTGGGCTAATCTCAGAACGTCGGCGTGCACTTTGAAAAATGGAATACTGGAGTTTTAGGTCCGGTCACATTGAAGGGTTTGAACGAGGGTACAAGAGACCTCTCGAGTTGGAAATGGTCATACAAGGTGTGTTTCCCTGCTTCACATGCTTCTATTTTTCCTTCTGTTTCACCATCTTACTCATTTCCATGCTCATGAGCAGATTGGTCTGAAAGGTGAAGCTTTAAGCCTTCATACCGTCACAGGGAGTTCATCCGTCGAATGGGTGGAAGGATCACTAGTAGCTAAAAAACAACCACTGACATGGTATAAGGTGGGTTAAGGCTTCATTCTTTATCTATACACTGTACTCAATTACTTAGTATTCGGGTTACGCAATTGTTTGTTAGTTTTGATTAATGCTGCAATATTTGTAGGCAACATTTGATTCACCAGAAGGGAATGAGCCACTAGCCTTAGATATGAGTAGCATGGGAAAAGGCGAAATATGGGTAAATGGTAAAAGTATTGGACGCCATTGGCCGGGTTATATAGCTCGTGGTGGCTGCAGTGCTTGTAACTATGCCGGAACTTACGATGATAAGAAATGCCGAAGTAATTGTGGAGAACCCTCTCAAAGATGGTGAGAAAATCTTTCATTGTCTGTTATTTCTCGATCTGCAGATACCGATGAACGCTAATGAGATTACTCGCAGGTACCATGTTCCGCGCTCATGGCTGAATCCGGGCGGGAATTTGTTAGTTGTTTTTGAAGAATGGGGTGGGGAAACAAGCGGAATATCTTTGGTTAAAAGAAGTACAGCAAGTGTTTGTGCTGATATATATGAGGGACAACCAGAACTGAAGAACTGGCAGATGGTAGCCTTAGGCAAACTTGATCATCTCCAACCTAAAGCTCATTTGTGGTGTCCTACTGGTCAGAAAATATCGAAAATCAAGTTTGCTAGCTACGGAATGCCTCAAGGAACATGCGGTAGTTTCCGAGAGAGCAATTGTCATGCCCACAAGTCATATGATGCTTTTGACAAGGTACACTAACTGCTAAAACAGTTTTACTTTTATTGCAATAAAACTCATCGAGTCATCATTTCCATTTCCGGAAACTCTTCTGAAATGccaaaaatttatgtttgtAACTTACTCTTATAAAATTCTGCTTCAGCATTTTCATTTCCATGCTACATCTTATATATCAGACTCGGCTTGACAGGACTAACATTTTGAGTTCTGTTGCAGAAATGTGTCGGAAAGCAGTCTTGCTCGGTAACTGTGGCGGCTGAAGTTTTCGGAGGAGATCCTTGTCCTGATGCCTCAAAAAAGCTTTCAGTTGAGGCTGTTTGCAACTGAAGTTTGATCGGGAAACAATCatacgttaccaaataaatgaAATCTCAGATTGCTTCATCTTTAGTACATAAAAGATTTATTACAGCATTTGTAAGGTTGCAAGATCTTACCACAATACAGTTTCAGAACAGTTTTGGCGAAGCCGAAACGTAGGTCATTCGTCATCGTGTACATAGAGAAGCCATTAATTTGTGAAATACAGCTTCATACATCAAAGTTTAGGCATATTTTTTAATCTGCTACAAAATTATAGTCCTAATTAGCTGCTGATATTCTGATACATGTAATGTAAGTAAGCTTTTAGCTTACTGAAGTTGTACTTCTACTGTATAAGTGAAATTATATTTCTATTTTgagaatataaatttttaagagAATAATGCAGCATTTAGATTGTTGTCAATCATCGTTCTTGATCTCTTCTATACTGAAGTTATTATAAATTCTTGTTATAATTCATCTATTAGAGCTACTACATAAGGATATgttactaaaaatattttaatttgtctgCATAACTAACACAAACAAGCAGTCAAGCAGTGGCATAACCACAAATTTAATGAAGGGGGACAAAAATTTAAGGTCTGACCAAAAagctaatatttttttcatttttttgtttatatctaTTAAAACCAATGTTATAATTCTATAGCAATCTGACAAATCTGCTGGAAAACTatcccatttttaaaaatgtatttaattTGACCTACATGGCAATTGAATGTGTTTtttaaacaagaaaagaaaagaagagttGTCAATGTGAATGTCACATTGTtcgaataaattaatttaagaaatatTACATTGATTTAAAAATCATATAGATTTCCAATAAATTGACCAAATTGGGATAAATTTTTCACACTTATagtgtttgaaaaaaaaattagaaagtgaaaaaaaaatcgACATTTTAGcatcataaaaatttaaaccttATCAATGGTGGTtagtccaagtggtaagcggtttggtatcgcttaagtaaAGTCTCAAGttcgagtcttgtgaatgcaTAAAATTCCTACTGGCAGACTCACACACCATGCTAGATGCGCGACGCGGaccggatccggattagtcaggacGAAGTCTTGGAAACCGGATAGACTAACCAAAAAAAGAGGATTTCGACCAAATCTTAATCAATACAATTTGTTTTTGCAACCGTACTAACATGTGATACTGAATCCATTGTCACTCAAGGTCTTTTATTATTGgttcttttaaaaaatctaaCAAGTTTTTTTTATCCATAATCAAACatttgttaattaaaattaaaatcaaaatcaaaattttataaaatctatgAAGTCATAATTTTTGTATGCATCAATCTTGATCTACCAATGTAGGAAtgaatatttttctttctaaatttcAATTTCACAAAGTGAATTTTTGTACATCAATTTCCATTCATCTTTAAATCATTGTAAACTGTAACTTTTGAATTACTgagtttcaattatttttttattttattcgtAATTAGAGACAAAAAAACTACCTCTTAATCTTAGCTATCGCACCGTAAACCGGCGAACAACAAGCCCAGCCTGTCAGACGACGACTTCTTCAATTATTAGATTATATTAGCCACCTATCCCAGAATGAAATGGGATGGCCACCAAGAGATCGACACTATTCAAAAGTTGTCActcaaattaaattgatttaaccTATTTTAAGATTCCTgaactttctaattttttttaatttcgttCCTatgcttttttgtttttttacttgATTTTTGTACTTTTAGAAACAGTTTTATAAAGTCattctatttttttacttagtccttatactttcaaaaacaaCAGTTTTATTTGGTCCTTAAGAGTGCATCACATTTCCACATTTTTGTTAAtagaaaaatttcataaaactgTTTTCTCAAGTATAAAATATTGctgaatattttataaaacagttttaaattttttattttcttcgcAATATGCACACCAGTTGAATAGCTTGCGGAAAAGAAAATATTGCTGGGATTACTAGAAATTGTATAGGCACAATGATTGAATACTTACCTTCAAGAACAGGATtccaactttatattttttagttacaAATTTTTCTATTGAAGAGATGACGTTTTGAAAGTCTCTAAGGTATATGTAATGATTGATAGTTACTGCTTTATAGATCAGAAATCAAAAATTGGAAGTAGAATTTCATACGTAATGCaatttaataaagaaaaaacagTTAATCATCTTTAAATATATGGAGTGAAAGCAACCTTTAACATACATATATTTCGTGACTATTAATTTTCTTCAAACTATGATTTATACAATAtagtaaataatataattatttattttgattaattatatattcatattcCCACTACTTGTGCATCTCTTGATCTTAACtactataatattaattaattaattttttgattcaattttagagattcttaatcaattttaatttgtctcctaatcaaaacaaattcataatGATAGGAATTGATGAACAAATTAATggctatattatttttttattcacttGCGCGTTCTACGTGGTGCATGACATTGCATACATATATTATGGGAGATTTAGTCAATATAACAACCTACTTGTACccatcaatttttaaatttgttatgtGGTATATTTGTTAATTGTAATGTGTGAAATGGTTGTTATATTTGGTGGATAATAATCAATAGTTTTagaataataaacaaatttaaagtcAAAATATCAATGATTTTAGGATAATTAACCGATTAAAAgtcaattttaagccaaattaattagttaatatgtACATGTCCTGATcaaataaattacttaatttaGCAATTACAAGGGGTTTTTTCTTATCCAAGTAACAAGCAAAAGAATAGCATTTCAATTGACTGATGTATATTTTTTAGACTAGTGGAGATAATTAGTTACTAATAGTGCTTAATATAGATGTTAATGTATCCTGTCATGTTTAATTGCTACATATAATGGATAAGAATATGAGATAAGCATTAGTGTATTTTTAAACAAGCGagtctaaatttaaaaatgtctttttcatataaattgattaaattttgagCAATAGATAATTAAACAAAGATGTTCCTTATTAAACTATCCATTCTTCAAATGTTGCTATAAAAGAAGACCTACAAACAATATTCCAAGAACTTGCatcaacaaagaaaaaaaaagtttaatttaagaGATCGAAAAACTAGTGCAAAATGTTAAGTAACAATTGGTTGATATTGGTACCATTGTTTTTAACTTCATGGGTTTGTTATACCACAGCTACTGTTTGGTATGATCATAA is a window of Mercurialis annua linkage group LG2, ddMerAnnu1.2, whole genome shotgun sequence DNA encoding:
- the LOC126670488 gene encoding beta-galactosidase-like, whose product is MLNRVKMTNNMFLILLMFLFSSLVCSVMATVSYDHRAIIINGQKRILISGSIHYPRSTPEMWPDLIQKAKDGGLDVIQTYVFWNGHEPSPGNYYFEDRYDLVKFVKTVQAAGLYVHLRIGPYVCAEWNFGGFPVWLKYVPGIEFRTDNGPFKAAMQKFTEKIVSMMKSEKLFEPQGGPIILSQIENEFGPVEWEIGAPGKAYTKWAADMAIKLGTGVPWVMCKQEDAPDPIIDTCNGFYCENFKPNKDYKPKMFTENWTGWYTEFGGSVPNRPVEDLAFSVARFIQNGGSFMNYYMYHGGTNFGRTSAGLFIATSYDYDAPLDEYGLTRDPKWGHLRDLHKAIKLCEPALVSVDPTVKSLGSNQEAHVFQSKSSCAAFLANYDTKYSVKVTFGNRQYDLPPWSVSILPDCKTAVFNTARLGAQSTQMKMTPVGGALSWQSFIEEAASGYTDDTTTLEGLQEQINVTRDASDYLWYMTNVNIDSDEGFLKNGENPLLTVFSAGHSLHVFINGQLAGNVYGSLENPKITFSQNVKLTAGTNKISLLSVAVGLPNVGVHFEKWNTGVLGPVTLKGLNEGTRDLSSWKWSYKIGLKGEALSLHTVTGSSSVEWVEGSLVAKKQPLTWYKATFDSPEGNEPLALDMSSMGKGEIWVNGKSIGRHWPGYIARGGCSACNYAGTYDDKKCRSNCGEPSQRWYHVPRSWLNPGGNLLVVFEEWGGETSGISLVKRSTASVCADIYEGQPELKNWQMVALGKLDHLQPKAHLWCPTGQKISKIKFASYGMPQGTCGSFRESNCHAHKSYDAFDKKCVGKQSCSVTVAAEVFGGDPCPDASKKLSVEAVCN